attttttgaaatttgttatTAGAGAATTATTAAAGAAAGTAATAATtacaatatttattaaaatttaaagcaAATGATTTCAATACGTATCAAAATCTAATATTATAAATTGATAGTCTAAActaaacaataataatacaCCATTGCTAAATTTAGGTGAAATTAACTTTTTCCCATTAATTATCTCATTgtgtattatttttttaaatgtaaattcacattacacatttttcttaaaaaataacaaattggATAATGTGAATTTGAACATATTGTTGACCCATGCTTTTCTTTGACAATTCCTCTAACTTTATAAtgtctttaaaaaatatttaatcgtacaactaaatatttaatattaaaagttgaacttaaaaataaaatttattttttaaagttaaataattaatcaattaaaaaaatacgaggactttagttttcaaaaattggtttactttttaaaaattgaacaAGAAGTTGACAACGTAACCCTAAAATTAGAGGTAAAAGAGATATTCGTGaacttaattctttttattaGTACAACAACCGTAATATGGAAAATTGAACTACCGACTCCAAATAAGAGAGATCATTTCAATATCATTGaaccaaaaatttcaaaaacaataaacaaaaaaccGAATTACCAACCACGACCTCGATATCACATACCACTCGGTTAAAATTACTTACTAAAttgatattaaattaaatatttagttccttttattaaaaaaaaaaaagtagattatttaaaataattttataattctaatttctccacactaacaaaaattagaatttatgtaataaattttattacaACAATTATACAGCAAATTAGGATGATTAATTAGCATGGAATCAAAGTTGTGTTTGACAagatttaaaatgaaaaaaatgttaaatgaaaaagataaaaacagctaaaatattaaaagtttatatatatgaGAATAAATAGGCATCTAATTAGaatattcaaaatataaattagGATATTCAATAAATACATCTAAGTAAAAACGCCGGAAATGTGACAAAGAGTCTAACTTCAAAAAACAGCCTCCGCTCCACCACGTGGCCatccttcttttttatttcattggattatctttgtttttccctttcttaaataaaattaattttctttttagtcCCTCTTGTTTGtagttttttcaattttagccCATCGATCTTAACCGTAATTCCTCTCGATTTTTTCGACAAACTGCAAAAAAAAACTACCTTTAAAGTATGTTAGTtgtataatttttattattcgtAGATCCTGTTTTTACTGTTGTCGTAAGTTTGAGGATTCAATTTTAacgtttttaaaagtttaggaaGTCCGATTGCTACAATTAAAAGTTTAATGGTGTAATTACAACTACTACCgattgtttttgtaattttttttttttaattaaacttagcttatgttataataataattttcctATACGATAAATTACAATGTTGTGAAAATTTTAATGGATAacaaaatgttttaaaaaataattaaaagaatttaGTTCGATGGACTAAATTATCGATTTACACCTTTCACTACATTTTGTTTAAAGAATTATTGTGTGAAACTTATAATAGTATTTTATGACGTCttaaaggtaaaattttctttgaaaattgtaaatgtatttgatgtAATTATATGTTTTGTTTAGTCGATATTTGAAGAAGTCTACACATGTATGAGAATTAATGTATATGTGATTTTGTAGAGATAATATTGACTACGTTCAATGATTTgtaaaaattttataatttaattgaCACAAATCATGAATTTTATACCacattaatttattaaaattcaaaGGGGTGTCTAGATTAATTTTAGATTTGTATAAACTATTAATTCATACaaccaaaaatttaaaaatatgaatgaatATTTATCTGTAACAATTATAAGGTtaaatgttttttaaattaaacacttaaaATGTAAATGCCAAAGTGAGagataaagtaaaaaaaatatttttatttaaattcttttaataaaacttgtttaaatataatttcaaatattcTAACATTTTAAGAAATAGCTTATTTTTAAAGTAAATacttaaaaatgtattttaagatatttttaaataatttaaatcttattttttttatctctaaatttattttattttggtctttaaattttaaaaatatatatttaaagtgCATATTTTAGTAGTCTTTGTTGTTAAAATTCTGTTTAACCCTTTACAAAATGATGATCAGTTTCTATATATTTAAATGACTAGGTTGTCAAATAAGTTAATCATCCTTATTAATTTAGTGTTTTAATTTCTAATTAAAGActatatgttttaatttttaattaaaaactaTATGGTAAATCGATGTTTTATCGAGTAATTCAAAAAGtaattgttttcaagatttcGATCATCACCATTTTGGTGTATTGTTATTCAACTTTAGTTTCTCAATTCATATGCTAAATGTAATTTATTTACATATAAAAtgtttagaaatataataaaatatgtcATTGAGTTTATAAATATTATGTATTATATAATGTATTATAAATTATCTAATAATATAAAACGATAATTATATAAACTTGTAacgttaaattacaaatttggtcCCTTGactttaaaaagataaaatatggtataactataatttaatctttttagtttgataaaattatagaaaatagtCTTGCTCATCGGGCTATTTATGAAAGTTGTCAAATCACAAGGATTATGTATGAGATTTTATCGAATTATaaactaaactcaaaattttcCCAAATCTGAACTAAAATTgcaatttaactaatttttttttaaagaaaattgtcaaaaacagAACATTTGGTAAagtatttacattttataaaaaGATTAAATGTAGTGAATTTTATCTTTGAGTGGTTTTGCtatataaaatgtaaatagtttgtcaaatttttttatttttgaaaaaaacattttttaaaccCAAGTTAcattcataaataaaataataatgactAATATCTTCTATTGTTGATCTATATAATCATcgattaaatctaaaaatttgttatattttgtaaatattttaatttattttattatatttaaaatcgtctcaataataataataaataaataagggaaaaaaggaaaaatatatgaggagagagaatgtgataattttaattttgtaaaaaagagaaaaaaagaaaaaaggctTTTAGGCTCAGCCAGAGACTCTTCCCTTTCCACCAATTGTAGAGAGAGAgaatagaaaaaggaaaaagaaaaaaaagaaagcaaatatagagagagaaagaagaagagcaCTTGTCCATTCTCTTCCTCATCACACAGACTCAGATTTTGCTTCAACCTCATACTTGGcacttctcttcttcaacccaCAACAACACCAACACCAACACCAACAACACTTTCTTCCTcaaaatcatcatcatcatcatcatcatcatcatcatcatcatcatcaatcaacTCATTTCCAAATGCACCTTTCTTCAATCAATCTCTCACTCACAATAACAACGCTTCAATCTCTCTAACAATCttccttctcttcctcttcctcttcttcttcttcttctcctcctcctcctcctccttccaTGGCTTCCTTACCCGTTTCTTCCCCTTTCTGTACTTGGCTTGTAGCCGCTTGCATGTCCGCTACTTGCTTCAAAGACCATTCCCCCAATGCTTCATCCATCcctcattcttcttcttcttcctcctcctcttcctcttccaaGAGATCGATATCCACCTCTAGACGCAAACACTCTTTCTCTAAATGTTTTAGTATTACTTCTCAATTCAATACTGGATTGGTTTCTTCTTTCCCTCGATTCAATATTCACGACCTTCTCTTGGACGATTACTACTCTAACTCTACTACTTATCCTCTACAATATAATCCTTTCTCTTTACTTTTTCGACCTACCTCTTTTCCTCCTAACACCCGCCGCCGGAGACGCACGAATCGGGCTTTACGTTCAGGTGATTCATTCTGTTTTTGAATCTGTTTCCGCCTTTCCGTTTTTATTTCGAAATGGAACTGGAACTGGAACAGAAtctttgatttatttaattggTGTGTCCAAGAGGGGAGTGATTGGATTAATTAAGGTAGCTCTTGGTGAGAATCTTgcgtttctttttttttttttttttttttggtttgatTCAGATTTATtttctgctttttttttttcgagttCATCGGGAGATAATGAGTATGTTGAATTAAGCTGCATTTATGTTTTTCCACCGCTGATGAATCTATTAATTACGTTGCTATGGTGTAatctttgttatttttgtttctgACTCAACTCTTCATGCCCATACctattcctttttatttatttttttattttatttttcttaaaaaaatgttttatttcGAGTCACACGAAGTGTTGTCTTTTGCAATGTTTCATTTTGGTGATTGTCATGCAGTGTTATCTTTCTCTCCACCATTTAGAGATCTTGGTTTATGCAATTTTTCATTTCTCAAAAACTGGCTTTATTATATTCTTGAGTTGTTTCAACCCAAAACCTGTATTCTTTTGGGTTGTGTGAATACATGATTAATTTGTCCTCAACATAAATAGTCTTGTTAAACTCAGCTTGGCCATTGACTAACTCTGGAGTTTGTATGTGATATCTATCATCAATGCATTGAAGCTTGTGGTCGTTACTGCAAGTATGAAGTTTCCATGATCTTTAAAAGTTGGTATGAATTCTGTATATTGTTTAGATATGTTCTGTTGGGTTCTGAATTCATTGGACAcgaaaaattttgttttgtagAAACAGGGCAGTGTAAAAAACAGAAAGAACACTGAACCTGATTATtgtattgttattttatttaaaactcCAGGTGAGACTGTCGCTATAGCTATTCATCCAGCTGAAGATGTGGGAAGCAAAAAGAAACACcatacaaaacaaagaagagtGGTTGTCACTGGAATGGGTGTGGTGACGCCTTTGGGGCATGATCTTGACGTCTTCTACAAGAATTTGCTTGAGGGTGTCAGTGGAATTAGTGAAATAGAGGCGTTTGATTGCTCCCAGTTTCCCACGGTAAATATACTAGGTTCCTGTAGAAAGTTCTTGAAACTGGTGTTATCTGTCTGTCTGTCtgaattctaattttttttcttcagagAATTGCTGGAGAGATTAAAACTTTCTCTACTGATGGATGGGTTGCACCAAAATTCTCTAAGCGGATGGATAAATTCATGCTTTACATGCTTATTGCTGGCAAGAAAGCCCTAGAGGATGGCGGATTTACAAAAGAGCTTGCAGAAGAGTTGGATAAAACTAAATGTGGAGTACTGATTGGTTCAGCAATGGGAGGCATGAAGGTAATCCCTATATATATGCTTGATACCTGGGGAGTTGTTTGGAGAGTAATATTACCAATCTGCGATTTCTACCTCCCTTACATTGGAAAAAAGATTACTTGTAAAATTGAACCTTAAAGTTTCAGTGTCttgatttttctaaatattcTTTATTGACAGATGCTACATGATAGTCATATGACTTCTACTAATATGCACGACAATCAGCAAAATGAAACATTTCCCTTTTTTTGTGTTAatatattgtttctttttaattgCCAATGTGCTACTacgaatatttttttttcatttaccattcttcttattattatttatcaaaacttCTTCCAATTAACTTATATTGAATAGGTCTTTAATGATGCAATTGAAGCATTGCGAATTTCATACAAGAAGATGAATCCTTTCTGTGTTCCATTTGCAACGACAAACATGGGTTCTGCCATGCTAGCTATGGATCTGGTCAGTGAATCCTTTTATGGACATGgtaaattaggaaaaaaaagaaaagaaaaaagagaagaaactctTATAAGGTATAGGTGCTATTGATTCTTAACATTATTGTGAAATAGTTATTTTGTAAATGTAGGGATGGATGGGCCCAAACTATTCAATTTCTACTGCTTGTGCTACGAGTAACTTTTGCATACTCAATGCTGCTAATCACATAATTAGAGGCGAAGCTGTAAGTAATCACTTTCTTAGAAACTAAAGAGTGGATTTATCTAGTTTCCatccttttctctttctcttggTATACAACTGACTTGATTACTTGTGTTTTTACCATAGTTTTTTCCTGTGAACTTTGCCTATAAAGTGCTTTTCTTGTGAAGTTTAACAAAGTATGTccgaaaattttaaaaacacttTCAAGTGCCTTGGAGAAAGCTAGTTGATAGGCTCCGAAGAATATTTTGGAAAATATGGGAGATTACTATTACTGCATGCTTGAAGGGCTTCAAAGCTCTACAAGCCAAGGTCTAGAGTAGAAACACTCTAGTCCTACCAAATTTACAGCACAGAGTTCTcctctcttcctttttttctctgCCTGCATACTGAAAACCTCTTGTTTGTTCTTTTATAACTATAGGCTATCGTTCCCTTGTATCCAACACAGTCCTTACTCAGCAGAATATGAACTCCTTTGCTATTTATTCACTCTCCTACATAAACAAGCAAATGAGTGGCTGGCATCCATATGCAAATGAGTACTTCTTCCCCCCAAAAAAAATGCTAACTAGAGAAGTGTTTCATATTAGTACCCTAAACAATATTCCCAAGTCAACCGAAATGTTCCATGTGCTTGTTCTATTCTTGTTGcatataagaataatattccgatagctatattttttaataatgaaGTTTAAATGGAGGCACAAGCTTAGTTTTAGAAAAAAGTAATATAGAAAAGCACAATTAAATGTCAGAGTTGTTGCTATAGGATCTGATTTGTTTTCATGTGCAGGATGTAATGCTCTGCGGAGGATCAGATGCAGCAATCATACCCATTGGTATTTTCCTATTTATTATGTTAATAAAGTTCAACTCTTTTTGCCTGAGATATTTGAAGTGaatctattttattttactgTTGCTAGGTTTGGGAGGTTTTGTTGCTTGCAATACACTTTCACAAAGAAACAGTGATCCTACCAAAGCTTCACGGCCTTGGGATATTGTAATGTcagcttcttttttttttttttttttttccttctctgaTTATCCAAATCATAGTTTTTCAGTTAACAAAAACTTTGCctatgaaataaataaaatatcagcAATGAAGATAGAATGTCGTAAACCTGGGTTAACTTTCTTATCTAAAaatcttaatcttaatcttaacTTTGCAAAAAGGTGGAATAAGGAGTTACAGGACTTCGTAGTTTTTCTTCATaggaaaatataataatttctGTTTCTTGTGGTTCTATATCTCGTTTATCTGAAGAATGAACAAAATAGAAGTACAATGGTGAATATACTTTCTTGCAACATTAGAACTTTCTTGCTTAAAGAATTGGTCAAAAGTCGCCCATAGTTAGTTTCTAAAATCATAAATCTGATGTGCTTGTTATTTCATTTTAATGCTTAACATGTTTGTTTTATACAGAATCGTGATGGATTTGTCATGGGGGAGGGAGCTGGAGTTTTGCTTCTAGAAGAATTGGAGCACGCGAAGGTATGGTCagtgttattttttaaaattctcatatATCATTTCATATGAATCTTTTTCCCTCCGCCTCTAGTTTAATGAAGAGCAACTCCACATATTTTGTTGGAGCACCCCTGTCCAAGACTTTGCAGCTCTATTCATCTTTGcctcattttaattttttcaacgTCATCTCATTCATAATGTTTCATAATATTGGTGAACTTTATGCCTCTATTTGTTGTAAATATCTTAGACAATTTGTTATTTCCCGATTCCACAATTGCAGCAACGAGGAGCCCAAATCTATGCAGAATTTCTTGGTGGAAGCTTCACTTGCGATGCATATCATGTGACAGAACCACACCCTGATGGTAATCCTCTATCATTAAACAATAAATTggtggatttattttttttcaattttttgtttggaatttttactgtcattattttttattattatgtttagTTCGTCAACTATGGGTGGGGAATACAGATCGCGTCCTTAACTAGTTGAGTTTGCTTAAGTTGGCAAAATTAATTGGATTATTTTTACAGTTTTAAATTATGGAATTCCACCACGTTGAAGGATCTTTATTATTTTGCTCAAGTAGTTCACTTTTCTACGATATAATATGGTTATTACTGGGCTCCATGAACTTCTAAAAAAATTGTTAGAATCTATACAGGAGCACGCGAGGGAGTCTTTTATTATTTGTAATTGAAGGTAATTTTCAAATGAACTATTAAGTTTGGGGGAAAAAAGAGTCCATCATTAAggatttaatttcaaattaaaaatttttaACTCCATTGTTAATCAACATCAATATGATATGTAAAtcttaaataataatgatattgaaATCTTATAAATACGATTAAGCATGTTTTTTACTTGAGTATGTAAAATTTACTTCAACTTCAATGGTAAAGAGAAACAAAATATGTTTAATACATCTTCTTGCTTTCTGATATAACTTCGGCAACCTTTTAAACTATGATAGacagttatttatttatttatttttatttttgagtAATTGGATATGGTCATATGGAACACAATGcatataatttaaactaaatttTGGTTACGTGAGAAATCTTCTGTACTACATTTCCTAGGAGTAGAGTAGTTATCagaatatttatttattttggactAGAGAGTTACCATTGAGTTCTTGTGTTACTTTTCCTTCTCGCAAAGGATTTTTCTGTTCCTCTCAAACTTGAAGCCTAGATCGATGTTTGGGATTGTATGTGTAAACCAGCTGCGGTGGGAGTTAACTGGTCCTGAAAAGTTCGATTGTTATTCACCTAAATCCTTTTCGTTGGattgtatcaaacaaatatcaAATAACTGGAATTGAGTTTTTTACTAATATCATCAAATCTCCACCCAACgtgttttataaaatattagTCGAATGATGTGTTTTTCAATTTTGGACACTATATACAACTTTTGGTCAATGCTGATATTACACTTCATTGTACTTAACTGTGTGGTGTGACTTTTTTGACCAAATCCTTTTATCCTTTCCCAGAGTGATCTCAGATTTtacatttaaagaaaaaactgtTCAAAGGTCATAAAGGTTTGTGATCCATGTGGTCTGTGGTATTCAGTTTAAGGTTTTACTTGTAATGACAATGACAGAGATCTTTCCTACACAACACCATTCTCAACTAATATCattatttttcttgatatttcATAGTTATGACTCTTATGATAAATGCATTcttcttgattaatgaattacTGAGTTTAGTAGTGTGCAGAATCTTAACGGACTACTTATTCTAGtagatttttttatggtttaatGGAGTTTGTAAATCCTGAAAACCATTAAAGCTAACATTCCAATGTCCTGAGATCAAGTACCAAAATTATTTTGTAAggagacattttttttttctgagaGAGACGAAGTAGAGAGTGAACTCTTAGGGTTTTGCCATTGTTGGGTGGCAAGTGATGAGGAATGAAGGAGGGTGAGAGGGAAGGTGAAGTGGTCCAGTGACCAAGAGGGATATGGTTCCCTTCCTCGAGCCTTTTGGAGTCTTTTGCTGACATATCTGAGGCAAAATGTGATGGTTGTTCTTAGGCCATTGATGCCATTAGTTTGAGAAAGTCATCTATGCAGGGTGCACCAGAAGAGAGGTTCATGCAAAGGTGGAAGTAACAAGATGAAGAGGTGGTGGAGGAGGAAGATGAGTGCAGATACTATGGTCGCAATAGTGACGGGCATATAATGAAGGATTGCTTTAAGTGCATGGGGACGTGCATATAACGTAGGATTGCTACCTGCAAGATGGTGCAGATACTATGGTCATAATTTTGGACACTGCATAAGTTGCAGTGAGTGCGGACACTTAGCCTGTGGGTCCAAGGATTGGCTGTTTATCTTGCAAATTAGTGACTTACATGGACTTCTGTTGCTTCCTGGGGTGTCTTAATCAGTTTCCTTCTCTTTTGATCACAGTTTTTGCTGGGTATGTAAAATGATCTTTAATAGGACTTGGTGTAGCTTCTCAATAGATTTTTCTATAGTTTTCCTTCATTGTTCTCTGGGTGTATATGTTTGAAAGAGATTTTTATCAAGGATCATTTATAAAGAGATGATTTATGGGGGAGACAACTTCCTCCATTCATTGTTCATAACTGTTGATCCAAGAATTTTGAATACGATGCTGGATTTGAATGGGAAAATGGGAGGGTATAAGTGAGGGAGACCTCTATGATTGAGCAGGAGAGAGAAGCAATCCGGTCCCTCTCTATTTGTTCTTTTCTAGGTTTTCTTTGGTGTGGATTAATAgttatttgttttctttatgaTAATTCTATTGGAGCTGGATCGCTAGAGAATAGTAGctaataataaaatagaaagtCTATTACAGGCTCTACCATTACAGAAAAGTTTTAGGTGTGTAAAACATGCTGGAGGCATAGTTGAGTCAGATGAGGGGGGAGATGCAACAGTTTGTGGTGAAGAACACAGGGAGTGTGATGAAGAAAGCTGGAGGGATTAGGATAGTGTTGGAGTTGATAAGTAACATTGCGTAGTAGTGTAGGACAAGAGAGTAAGGTGCAGGCTTACATCTTTCGATCTTTTAGAGGAAGTGAGGGATGGAATAGAAGTTCGACGTTTGGGAATGTGTATCTTCCATGGGGAATCCAGATGGGTGGCTATGAAAATTAATTCACCACTAACAAGTTGACAGAGAAGGAACCACCAGAAGCCACACTATCTGGAAGGATCCCATGGGTTGGTCCATTAGTGTTGCACTCAATGCTAGTATGAAAAGCCCATGATTTTCTATAGCTAAGCAATATAGGCTTGTTTTTTCAGAAGGCATCTTTTGCTGCTCAATTCTCAAGACTCTGATCAGCCCAATGGTAGCCAGGAAgattttattgtctttataGTCTAATGTTAGAATTTTATGGAAGTTTAACTGAAGGCACTGAGAGGGTCGGTAATTTCCAACCCTATTCTTTGATGCAGATAAAAGATGTCTCCTTAACAAGCCTCTGTGTGTTTCTTCATTAAGTCCCTTTGTAGCTCTCTCATTTGTGGACAGCCACTTTCCCTAATATGTTTTGTTAGTTGATTTGACAATCTAAATACTGTAAAAAACTTCAGGTTTCCTTTTGTTCACCAGGAGCCTTGTGCTCTCTTTGGGACCTTTGGTTGTAAAGAATGAAGAGAGTTTCTGAATATTTTTCCACAGCTGTAGCTTGAAATTTAGGCTTAGGGAGTTTCTATTTTTCCCTCTTGCAGTAAAAACATTCTAATTGTATATGTAATTACTACATAGCTAACACCCCGATCACTTGGGGAGGCTTTTTGTAACTCTTTGGTCAAGTTCTTTTCTTTGACCTTTGGGTACATTTCATTCTAGTATTATCCAACGAAAATTTGTCTCTATCTTGGTTCACCACCCAAcacttctttctttctttctttatttatttttgagcAAGAAACCTAGCTtccattgagaaaaaaaaatttacaaggGCATTCAGAAAACAAGTCCACAAAAGGAGTGTTCTACACCTCAATCCAAAAGAATAAAACCAAGCTGATAATTACAGAAAAGACGCATTAGATCTTATAACCTAGACCAATTAGGTCTCATAAAATCTTCCCACCTCCTTCAAAGACCTCTAAAAAATCCTACACCCAAGTGATGAAACAGTGGAAGCCATTATTTTCTTTGGGCTCCTTAAATCTTGAGAGTGCACGTATCCACTCAAAAACTATTTTTGTTACCTTTGTGAGAAGGAAAGAGTAAACATCTAATGAATGTATTTTATATTGTCTGAAACCAGGGAGACATTGAGAAAGGTATAGTGTCTAGCCAAGGGTGTCTTTATCCTCTTGACTTCGTGTGTTTGATCCTCAGCTGAATGAATCCCTATATGCGGTGGTTAAGAGGCCACAAAATCATCTTTATGATTCTTTCTAGCCTAAGGTATTCTGCTTGAGCAGTAATGAGATAGAAAGCAAGTAGGGCCTAGGTTGGTCTCTTGACGTGGCACCATGACCTTCCCTAGGGAGTGCAGGTGAGATTTGAAAGAGACATTTTTGAAAGGACAGCTCTCACTAATGTGTTTTTTGTCTTTGGAGATGTCTAGCATGTACATTAAGTATGTGTAACATATGTTTGTTATACGTGTTCCTTAATCTCAGGCAGAGGTTTGCTTATCTCATTTGCTTCATGAATTTAAATCACcttttatattaaatatgaacctttacaaaatataaattaaatccTCACTTCACACACAAATACAAATTATTCAAACCTGGATTTTATTACATATTCCTCCCATAATCCAACACCAGGCGTTCCAACCTCAAGTTTAATAAAcccaaatttattaaaatcatGATCCGGAGTTCTAACATCTTGTATTATGCTTTAAACAGGGGCTGGAGTTATTCTCTGCATGGAGAAGGCATTAGCTCAGTCTGGAATATCTAAGGAAGATGTGAATTACGTAAATGCACATGCAACATCTTCACTGGCTGAAGACGTCAAAGAATATCAAGCTCTTGTACATTGTTTTGGCAAGAACCGTGAGGTATTTAACCATGCACATACAATTCTTGCTTATATCTAAAATATAAGTTTCTGTTTGCTCAACGTAGCAATGATTTTGCAGTTAAGAGTGAACTCCACGAAGTCTATGGTTGGGCACTTACTAGGGGCCGCTGGTGCTGTTGAGGCTGTTGCCACCATACAGGTAAGATTTATCACACGTGATCATTGAAATTGAACAACGGAAACTCCTCAAATGTATTTTCTTCTAACCGTCACATTATCCATATCATGAAGAATACATATCTGAGCTAATAAATGAAAGAAGTCAGAGAATTTTTCAGGAGTATTCACACTGAAGTATAGAGCATTTCGACTCAGCCCACTTAAAGTCTTTATCATAATGCTATTTATCTGAATGCTTCAAGGGTCATCCTATCCAAGACTTGAATAGGAATTGGGAGAGGCTAATTGGTCGTTTTTAGTCTATTTTGTTTCGTACCATTCAGGAATTTTATGACTTTTGAGactattattatgttttgttttgCAGAGCAGTAGTCTCTTTTCATTTCTAAGTTCATTCATGATATGCATTCCTGATTATATAGGATTTTACCTTGTCATCATGagtattaaatatattttcattacATCAATGAAAAATTCTTGTTTCcgttccaaaaaaaaaaaaaaaaaaagagtattaaAGATATTGTTCACATTTACATTTAAGTTGCTGATTTTAGACTACTTGCTGGTACAGGCCATAAGAACCGGCTGGATCCATCCAAATATTAACTTAGAAAACCCAGATAAAGGAGTGGTATGTTTCTTGTTCTGAGGATCGTTGTTTCATATTTTCATGATCTATTGCATGATTATGGAAATTTTTTGATCTCCTTTAACTTCTTAACATACTCCTCTAATGCCAATAAAATGAACTACAGGACACAAGTATACTTGTGGGtccaaagaaagaaagattggAAATCAAGGTCGCTCTGTCTAACTCCTTTGGCTTTGGCGGCCACAATTCATCCATC
The sequence above is drawn from the Cucumis melo cultivar AY chromosome 2, USDA_Cmelo_AY_1.0, whole genome shotgun sequence genome and encodes:
- the LOC103492394 gene encoding 3-oxoacyl-[acyl-carrier-protein] synthase II, chloroplastic, whose product is MASLPVSSPFCTWLVAACMSATCFKDHSPNASSIPHSSSSSSSSSSSKRSISTSRRKHSFSKCFSITSQFNTGLVSSFPRFNIHDLLLDDYYSNSTTYPLQYNPFSLLFRPTSFPPNTRRRRRTNRALRSGETVAIAIHPAEDVGSKKKHHTKQRRVVVTGMGVVTPLGHDLDVFYKNLLEGVSGISEIEAFDCSQFPTRIAGEIKTFSTDGWVAPKFSKRMDKFMLYMLIAGKKALEDGGFTKELAEELDKTKCGVLIGSAMGGMKVFNDAIEALRISYKKMNPFCVPFATTNMGSAMLAMDLGWMGPNYSISTACATSNFCILNAANHIIRGEADVMLCGGSDAAIIPIGLGGFVACNTLSQRNSDPTKASRPWDINRDGFVMGEGAGVLLLEELEHAKQRGAQIYAEFLGGSFTCDAYHVTEPHPDGAGVILCMEKALAQSGISKEDVNYVNAHATSSLAEDVKEYQALVHCFGKNRELRVNSTKSMVGHLLGAAGAVEAVATIQAIRTGWIHPNINLENPDKGVDTSILVGPKKERLEIKVALSNSFGFGGHNSSILFAPYK